A single genomic interval of Brevibacillus brevis harbors:
- a CDS encoding cobalt-precorrin 5A hydrolase, with protein MKIIELIEGEIPVIEQRGDYAIVAITKHGVEMARDLAQKFPGTDLYYMSKFERGDEDARGIQLFSNSVRMLFPALWPAYKGLIIIISLGAVIRMIAPLLEDKKKDPGVVVVDDRGENVISVLSGHLGGANELAREVAAVMGARPIITTASDVQKTIPVDLFGRRFGWEWDSAEKLTPVSASVVNEERVAVINESGERDWWMHDTPMPPSIKEYATIAEAKADQPQAALVVSHRLLTPEEQSILDNGVLYRPKVIVLGMGCNRGTSAEEIEAVIKETLDELQFSIKSVKALATIELKKDEAGLIAVCEKYGWPFVWYPPEELNQVEISDPSDTVFKFTGAYGVSEPAAKLYAGVGELVLTKKKSGNTTISVGLMPYHEEERA; from the coding sequence ATGAAGATCATCGAACTGATCGAGGGAGAAATCCCTGTTATCGAGCAGCGCGGAGACTATGCTATTGTCGCGATCACGAAGCACGGGGTAGAGATGGCGCGTGATTTGGCGCAAAAATTTCCTGGAACAGACCTGTATTACATGAGCAAATTCGAGCGCGGAGATGAGGATGCGCGCGGCATCCAACTGTTTTCGAACAGTGTACGGATGCTGTTTCCCGCTCTCTGGCCTGCTTATAAAGGTTTAATCATCATTATTTCTCTGGGTGCGGTTATTCGGATGATCGCACCTTTGCTCGAAGACAAAAAGAAAGACCCGGGTGTCGTCGTCGTCGATGACCGTGGGGAGAACGTCATCAGTGTGCTGTCTGGCCATTTGGGCGGTGCCAATGAGCTGGCTCGCGAGGTAGCGGCAGTCATGGGTGCTCGTCCGATTATCACGACAGCGTCTGACGTACAAAAGACGATTCCGGTCGATCTATTCGGTAGACGTTTTGGCTGGGAGTGGGATTCCGCTGAAAAGCTGACCCCTGTCAGTGCTTCTGTCGTAAACGAGGAGCGCGTAGCTGTCATCAATGAATCCGGCGAACGTGACTGGTGGATGCATGACACACCGATGCCACCGTCCATCAAGGAATACGCGACAATCGCTGAGGCAAAAGCCGATCAGCCGCAAGCTGCTCTAGTCGTCTCTCATCGCTTGCTCACACCGGAGGAACAATCGATTTTGGACAACGGCGTCCTTTATCGTCCGAAGGTAATCGTGCTCGGAATGGGCTGCAATCGTGGAACCTCCGCCGAGGAGATCGAGGCAGTCATCAAGGAAACGCTGGATGAACTGCAATTTTCGATCAAAAGTGTAAAAGCACTGGCGACCATCGAGTTGAAAAAGGATGAAGCGGGTCTGATCGCCGTTTGCGAAAAATACGGCTGGCCGTTCGTCTGGTACCCACCTGAAGAGTTGAATCAGGTAGAGATCAGCGATCCGTCTGATACTGTCTTCAAGTTCACCGGAGCGTACGGAGTGAGCGAGCCTGCCGCGAAGCTGTATGCTGGCGTGGGCGAACTCGTTTTGACCAAGAAGAAGTCGGGCAACACCACCATTTCGGTCGGATTGATGCCCTATCATGAGGAGGAGCGCGCATGA
- a CDS encoding cobyrinate a,c-diamide synthase, with amino-acid sequence MTDSRRIVIAGTGSGAGKTTVTIGLMAALKRKGHTVQGFKCGPDYIDPTYHTAVTGRASRNLDSFMLEHEIVKEIFVRGSEGADISIIEGVMGMYDGKEATSDKGSTAEISILTGSPVLLVVNCQSMARSAAAIVKGFQLLNPQARIVGVIANKVGSEGHHKIVKAAIEQECGIPVVGYLKRENELEIPERHLGLVPSVERGELTPLFEKLADLIAETVDLEQIWELAKAEPLQAEPTLFAPRKASANVTIAVAKDPAFHFYYPENLELLEAYGAKLEFFSPLAGEGVPEDADGLYIGGGFPEEFAAELSQNETVKQSIRAAITKGLPTLAECGGYMFLTEAIVTTEGDSYPMVGLIPGKVTMQKKLAALGYREVRGKEGNFLLGTEEQAKGHEFHYSTYASDQQLPAAYETKGLRGTKPEGYAQDHLVAGYTHLHFGSNPDLVERWLNRCAEVAARA; translated from the coding sequence ATGACGGACAGCCGCCGTATTGTGATTGCCGGAACAGGCAGTGGAGCGGGTAAGACAACCGTTACCATCGGACTGATGGCTGCTCTGAAAAGAAAAGGGCATACCGTACAGGGCTTCAAGTGTGGACCCGACTACATCGATCCCACGTATCATACGGCTGTGACGGGCAGAGCTTCGCGCAATCTGGACAGCTTTATGCTGGAGCACGAGATCGTGAAGGAGATTTTTGTCCGTGGTAGCGAGGGTGCAGACATCTCGATTATCGAGGGTGTCATGGGTATGTACGATGGCAAGGAAGCGACCAGCGATAAAGGCAGCACGGCCGAAATCAGCATCCTGACTGGCTCTCCGGTTCTGTTGGTGGTCAATTGTCAGAGCATGGCACGCAGTGCGGCTGCAATTGTCAAAGGTTTTCAACTGCTCAATCCACAGGCGAGAATCGTCGGTGTCATCGCCAACAAGGTCGGCAGTGAAGGGCATCACAAAATCGTGAAGGCAGCGATCGAGCAGGAGTGCGGGATTCCGGTCGTGGGCTACCTGAAACGGGAGAACGAGCTGGAAATACCGGAACGTCATCTCGGATTGGTGCCATCCGTCGAACGAGGAGAGCTGACACCGCTGTTTGAAAAGCTGGCTGATCTGATTGCAGAGACCGTGGATTTGGAGCAAATCTGGGAGCTGGCAAAGGCAGAGCCGCTGCAAGCGGAGCCTACGCTGTTTGCTCCACGAAAAGCATCTGCCAATGTCACTATTGCTGTAGCGAAAGACCCTGCTTTTCATTTTTACTATCCGGAAAATTTGGAGCTGCTCGAAGCATATGGCGCGAAGCTCGAATTCTTTTCTCCACTGGCGGGTGAGGGAGTGCCTGAGGACGCGGACGGCTTGTACATCGGGGGAGGCTTCCCGGAGGAATTTGCAGCAGAGCTATCGCAAAATGAAACGGTGAAACAATCGATTCGAGCTGCGATCACAAAAGGCTTGCCTACTTTGGCCGAGTGCGGCGGCTACATGTTTTTGACAGAGGCAATCGTGACGACAGAGGGCGACAGCTATCCAATGGTAGGGCTCATCCCAGGCAAGGTGACCATGCAGAAAAAGCTCGCAGCGCTTGGCTATCGCGAAGTGCGCGGCAAGGAAGGCAATTTCTTGCTCGGCACCGAGGAACAGGCGAAAGGGCATGAATTCCACTACTCTACGTATGCTTCGGATCAACAATTGCCAGCAGCCTATGAGACGAAAGGGCTTCGCGGTACGAAACCGGAGGGCTATGCCCAAGATCATCTGGTCGCAGGCTATACTCATTTGCATTTTGGCTCCAATCCCGACCTGGTTGAGCGTTGGCTGAACCGTTGCGCGGAGGTGGCCGCTCGTGCCTAA
- a CDS encoding cobyric acid synthase, producing MPKALPLMVQGTSSDAGKSAIATALCRIFAQDGYKTAPFKSQNMALNSYVTLDGKEIGRAQGVQAEAAGILATTDMNPILIKPTRDSESQIVVNGEPYGNMKAFAYRTEFYDKGLRIIEEAYQRLASSYERIVIEGAGSPAEVNLNDRELVNMRVARLTNAPVVLVADIERGGVFASLVGTLQLLEPEDRDRVIGVIINRFRGDLTLLQPGLDWFEEYTGKPVLGVVPFIPDLWIDAEDSLILHRYQGQRETPREIDIAVLRYPRISNFTDVDPFFVEPDCRMRFVTRLEELGEPDLIVLPGSKNTLEDLSFLRETGLAAAVKDLHHKGKTYIVGLCGGYQMLGEFIHDPAGVESPLQQLDGLGLIPMITTMEQKKTTVLSRGEAVFAKEKLTVEGYEIHMGQSAYSSNDFPFIQMEGRTEGYCQEERQLIGTYFHGLFHNDHFRTLLLNTIREKKGLPPILDRPSFVALREQGYDLLADTVRRHVKLDTIEEYMKAFQEKEVQINVSHLSGD from the coding sequence GTGCCTAAAGCCCTCCCGTTGATGGTGCAAGGTACCAGCTCGGATGCAGGAAAAAGTGCGATTGCAACAGCGCTGTGTCGGATTTTTGCCCAAGATGGCTACAAGACAGCTCCGTTCAAATCGCAAAATATGGCGTTAAACTCCTATGTGACGCTGGATGGAAAAGAAATTGGCCGGGCACAGGGCGTTCAGGCGGAAGCAGCAGGAATTCTGGCGACGACCGACATGAACCCCATTTTAATCAAGCCGACACGAGACTCCGAATCGCAAATTGTCGTAAACGGTGAACCATACGGCAACATGAAAGCTTTTGCTTATCGGACGGAGTTTTATGACAAGGGCTTGCGGATCATTGAGGAAGCGTATCAACGACTCGCCAGCTCCTATGAGCGGATCGTCATTGAAGGGGCAGGCAGTCCGGCAGAGGTTAATCTGAATGACCGTGAGCTCGTCAATATGCGGGTCGCTCGTCTCACGAATGCGCCCGTCGTTTTGGTGGCAGACATTGAGCGCGGGGGAGTTTTTGCCAGCTTGGTCGGCACCCTCCAACTGCTCGAGCCCGAAGATCGGGACCGCGTGATCGGCGTCATCATCAATCGTTTTCGCGGTGATTTGACACTTTTGCAGCCGGGACTCGACTGGTTCGAGGAGTATACGGGAAAGCCGGTACTTGGTGTCGTGCCATTTATTCCAGACTTGTGGATCGATGCGGAGGATTCGCTGATTTTGCACCGTTATCAAGGGCAACGTGAGACACCGCGAGAGATTGACATTGCGGTTTTGCGCTACCCGCGAATTTCCAACTTTACAGACGTGGACCCGTTTTTTGTAGAGCCGGATTGCCGGATGCGCTTTGTGACACGTTTGGAAGAGCTGGGTGAACCTGACCTGATTGTCTTGCCGGGCAGCAAGAATACACTCGAGGATTTGAGTTTCTTACGAGAGACAGGTCTTGCCGCGGCGGTCAAAGACCTTCATCATAAAGGGAAGACGTATATCGTCGGCTTGTGCGGCGGCTATCAAATGCTGGGAGAATTCATTCACGATCCGGCTGGGGTCGAGTCTCCGTTGCAGCAGCTTGATGGGCTGGGTCTCATCCCGATGATCACGACGATGGAGCAGAAGAAAACGACCGTGTTGTCCCGCGGAGAAGCGGTATTTGCGAAGGAAAAGCTGACGGTAGAAGGCTACGAGATTCACATGGGACAATCTGCTTATTCAAGCAATGATTTTCCTTTTATCCAGATGGAGGGGCGCACGGAGGGCTATTGTCAGGAGGAGCGGCAGTTGATTGGCACGTATTTTCATGGCTTGTTCCATAATGACCACTTCCGCACGCTGTTGCTGAATACCATCCGTGAGAAAAAAGGTCTCCCACCCATCCTGGATCGCCCATCCTTTGTCGCTCTGCGAGAGCAGGGGTACGATCTGTTGGCGGATACCGTTCGTCGCCATGTGAAGCTGGATACGATCGAAGAGTACATGAAGGCTTTTCAAGAAAAAGAGGTGCAAATAAATGTCAGTCATTTATCCGGCGATTGA
- the cobT gene encoding nicotinate-nucleotide--dimethylbenzimidazole phosphoribosyltransferase, translating to MSVIYPAIEPRNQEASEQTRQHVDQLTKPLGSLGRLEQLAIELAGMTGETMPVVTPPGVLVFAADHGVAREGVSAYPQEVTAQMVLNMVHGGAGVNVFARQIGAIQKIVDVGVAVEVEAPGVYNKRIRAGSGNMLKEAAMTADEAQRSIAVGFEMAEAIIEEGAKVLIVGEVGIGNTTASSAILSALTGADPEQIVGRGTGLDDAGWQRKKAVVRDVLALHRPDANNPLDVLAKVGGLEIGAMAGAIIGAATRRVPVLLDGFIATVAALLAVRMEPLVADYLIAGHRSEEPGHDFVLQALGKEPLLSLKLRLGEGSGATLAFPIVEAATRMVREMATFASAGVSDR from the coding sequence ATGTCAGTCATTTATCCGGCGATTGAGCCACGAAATCAGGAAGCAAGTGAGCAAACGAGGCAGCATGTGGATCAGTTGACCAAGCCGCTTGGCAGCCTTGGTCGCTTGGAGCAATTGGCTATTGAGCTGGCTGGGATGACGGGTGAGACAATGCCTGTTGTGACACCACCGGGCGTGCTTGTTTTTGCGGCCGATCACGGTGTGGCACGAGAAGGTGTCTCTGCCTATCCACAGGAAGTGACAGCGCAAATGGTGCTGAATATGGTTCATGGTGGAGCTGGAGTCAACGTCTTCGCCAGACAAATCGGAGCCATTCAAAAAATCGTAGATGTTGGTGTAGCGGTCGAGGTCGAAGCACCAGGTGTTTATAACAAGCGAATCAGAGCAGGCTCGGGCAATATGCTGAAAGAAGCTGCGATGACCGCAGACGAAGCGCAGCGCTCCATCGCAGTTGGTTTTGAAATGGCAGAAGCGATCATTGAAGAAGGCGCCAAAGTCCTGATCGTCGGTGAAGTAGGGATTGGCAACACGACAGCCAGCAGTGCGATCCTGTCAGCCTTAACCGGAGCTGATCCCGAACAAATCGTCGGACGAGGAACAGGGCTGGATGATGCAGGCTGGCAGCGCAAAAAGGCAGTTGTTCGTGATGTGCTTGCGCTGCATCGCCCGGATGCAAACAATCCGTTGGACGTTTTGGCAAAAGTCGGCGGACTGGAAATCGGAGCAATGGCAGGGGCGATCATCGGAGCAGCCACTCGCCGTGTCCCTGTGCTGCTGGACGGCTTTATCGCTACAGTAGCGGCTCTGCTTGCTGTTCGAATGGAGCCACTCGTTGCTGATTACTTGATCGCGGGTCACCGTTCTGAGGAGCCGGGGCATGATTTTGTCCTGCAAGCATTAGGCAAGGAGCCATTGCTCAGCCTGAAATTGCGACTGGGTGAAGGAAGCGGAGCAACATTGGCGTTTCCAATCGTGGAAGCAGCGACACGGATGGTTCGTGAGATGGCGACATTTGCATCAGCAGGAGTGAGTGACCGATGA
- the cobA gene encoding uroporphyrinogen-III C-methyltransferase: protein MSGAGKVYLVGAGPGDPKLITVKGMECLQKAEVVVYDRLANPALLEYAPQTAERIYCGKLPDHHTMRQESINELLAEKALEGKVVVRLKGGDPCVFGRAGEEAQHLAERGITFEIVPGVTAAIAASAYAGIPVTHRDHGSSFAVVTGHLREDKPELAIEKWRALANGIDTLAFYMGVANLPLIRTQLIKHGRDPHTPVAVISWGTLPQQAVLTGTLADIEERMAENSHITNPAIILVGDVVKMREKINWFEATLAMEQVQQQ, encoded by the coding sequence ATGAGCGGCGCGGGCAAAGTTTATCTCGTAGGAGCTGGCCCTGGAGATCCAAAGCTGATTACCGTAAAAGGAATGGAATGCCTGCAAAAGGCAGAGGTGGTTGTGTATGATCGTCTGGCAAATCCAGCCCTGCTGGAGTACGCGCCACAGACGGCAGAACGTATCTACTGCGGCAAACTGCCGGATCATCACACGATGAGACAGGAATCGATTAACGAGCTGTTAGCGGAAAAAGCGCTGGAAGGAAAAGTCGTCGTTCGGCTAAAAGGCGGCGATCCTTGCGTGTTTGGTCGTGCGGGAGAAGAAGCGCAGCATTTGGCCGAGCGAGGAATTACCTTTGAAATCGTCCCGGGAGTAACTGCTGCAATTGCAGCCTCGGCGTACGCGGGTATTCCGGTGACACACCGCGATCACGGCTCGTCATTCGCAGTCGTGACGGGACATTTGCGCGAAGACAAGCCAGAGCTGGCGATAGAAAAATGGCGTGCTCTCGCGAATGGCATCGACACGCTTGCCTTTTACATGGGAGTAGCCAACCTGCCGTTGATCCGTACCCAATTAATCAAGCACGGACGCGATCCGCATACACCTGTAGCCGTTATCTCTTGGGGAACACTCCCGCAGCAAGCGGTACTAACGGGTACCTTGGCTGATATTGAGGAGCGTATGGCGGAAAACAGTCACATCACGAATCCAGCTATCATTCTGGTTGGCGATGTCGTGAAGATGCGTGAGAAAATCAACTGGTTTGAAGCTACGCTTGCGATGGAGCAAGTGCAACAACAATAG
- a CDS encoding precorrin-2 dehydrogenase/sirohydrochlorin ferrochelatase family protein, producing MTHYAMMVNLQSKRCLVVGGGQVAERKIGSLLAAGADVTVVSPSCTATILEWAHDKKLMVALRPFNPQDVEEAVLIIAATSDPAVNLTVYEACRPHQWINIVDRPDLCSFTVPSVVARGDLQIAISTGGNNPGLAKKMRRQLEEWVGPEYEDYTLFLGSMRRQVLSLAVSEADKRAILAELLDDRFLQWTKNGETDRRDREAEALLIKRVDQHGK from the coding sequence GTGACGCACTATGCCATGATGGTCAATCTACAAAGCAAGCGTTGCTTGGTGGTCGGTGGCGGGCAAGTAGCCGAGCGGAAAATCGGCAGTTTGCTTGCTGCTGGTGCGGATGTCACCGTTGTGAGTCCCTCCTGTACGGCAACCATCCTTGAATGGGCACACGATAAAAAGCTAATGGTAGCACTGCGCCCCTTTAACCCACAGGACGTAGAGGAGGCAGTGCTCATCATCGCGGCGACGAGTGATCCCGCCGTCAATCTGACTGTATACGAAGCGTGCCGTCCGCATCAGTGGATCAATATCGTTGATCGCCCAGACCTCTGCTCTTTTACCGTTCCATCCGTCGTTGCACGTGGTGACTTGCAGATTGCGATCTCTACGGGTGGGAACAACCCGGGTCTGGCAAAGAAAATGCGCCGCCAGCTCGAAGAGTGGGTGGGACCGGAATACGAGGACTACACGCTTTTTCTCGGTAGCATGAGAAGACAAGTGCTCTCGCTGGCGGTGAGCGAAGCGGACAAACGGGCAATCTTGGCAGAGCTTTTGGACGACCGATTTTTACAATGGACCAAAAATGGCGAAACCGACCGAAGAGATCGGGAGGCCGAAGCGCTGCTTATCAAAAGAGTAGATCAACACGGAAAATAG
- a CDS encoding GNAT family N-acetyltransferase — translation MLTNIFTLQERYALAFSTRTEHPQVRVYRDESVPDMYSHNYTEILAVPTHDWVQAYIEQELRHAKEQQLGHLKLELHPSLPFSEELVSFATQLGFEVNTMLYMLAPLEVADKLTPNPQCSVLRGDSIEVMEAGIRCLTASDSVMINPDFAVRKANRKREIYEQGEIIPYVCFVDQEPVGACEWHHYKELVRMEEFFILDAWQRRGFGTEIIRVMMQDAKKLGATHMYLTTYADDTPQEMYSKIGFQEVARHLEMIWLKN, via the coding sequence ATGCTCACGAATATTTTTACTTTGCAGGAGCGCTATGCCCTTGCTTTTTCTACGCGAACGGAGCATCCACAAGTGCGTGTGTATCGCGATGAATCGGTCCCGGACATGTATAGCCATAATTATACAGAAATTTTGGCAGTTCCTACTCATGACTGGGTACAAGCTTATATCGAGCAAGAGCTTCGACATGCCAAAGAGCAGCAGCTTGGCCACTTGAAGCTGGAACTGCACCCGTCGCTACCTTTTTCAGAAGAGTTAGTGTCTTTTGCAACCCAGCTTGGTTTTGAAGTAAATACGATGCTGTACATGCTTGCTCCGCTGGAGGTTGCCGATAAACTGACGCCGAATCCACAATGCTCCGTATTACGAGGGGATTCAATCGAAGTCATGGAAGCAGGCATACGCTGCCTTACTGCTTCTGATTCCGTTATGATCAATCCTGATTTTGCTGTCCGTAAAGCGAACCGGAAAAGAGAAATTTATGAACAAGGTGAGATCATTCCGTATGTGTGCTTTGTCGATCAGGAGCCAGTCGGTGCATGTGAATGGCATCATTACAAGGAGCTCGTTCGTATGGAGGAATTTTTTATACTGGATGCCTGGCAGCGTAGAGGATTCGGCACGGAAATCATTCGGGTCATGATGCAGGACGCCAAAAAACTCGGCGCCACCCATATGTACTTAACGACCTATGCAGATGATACGCCGCAAGAAATGTACAGCAAGATCGGCTTTCAAGAGGTCGCGAGGCATTTGGAAATGATCTGGCTAAAAAACTAG
- a CDS encoding peroxiredoxin family protein, whose protein sequence is MKKHHNVWAIIVLLALLGWGIFDAEFLNRQEPIASSGEQGNGQIGIEKGNTAPDFELQQIGGGTVKLSDLRGKKVILNLWATWCPPCRAEMPDMQRYYEENKEKGVVILGVNLTDTETSPEAVADFAKLYGITFPILLDPDKEVANVYKAISIPTSYIIDSNGVVQNKYIGPMSEEIMENMLSAVK, encoded by the coding sequence ATGAAGAAGCATCATAATGTTTGGGCGATCATCGTACTCTTGGCGCTTTTGGGATGGGGCATTTTTGATGCGGAATTCTTGAATAGGCAGGAGCCCATCGCTTCATCTGGAGAGCAAGGCAACGGGCAGATTGGAATTGAAAAAGGAAATACCGCTCCTGATTTTGAACTTCAGCAGATAGGTGGCGGTACGGTCAAGCTGTCCGATTTACGGGGGAAAAAAGTGATTCTCAATCTGTGGGCGACTTGGTGTCCACCTTGCCGCGCGGAAATGCCGGACATGCAGCGTTACTACGAAGAGAACAAGGAAAAAGGCGTAGTAATTCTCGGTGTCAATCTGACCGATACGGAGACGAGCCCGGAAGCTGTGGCAGATTTTGCGAAGTTGTATGGCATTACCTTCCCAATCTTGCTCGATCCTGATAAAGAAGTGGCGAATGTGTACAAAGCCATTTCGATTCCGACCAGCTACATCATTGATTCGAACGGCGTGGTTCAAAATAAATACATTGGCCCGATGAGTGAAGAAATCATGGAAAACATGCTGTCTGCGGTAAAATAG